The Helicobacter canis genomic sequence GTCAAAAGCACAGCAATTATATGGAGTATTATATGTTTAATGAATCCGCGTGGAACACCTTTGATAAACAAGTCGCCCAAAACTCTCTAGGCAAGCTCCAGCGCATAGTCAAAGTGCCGCTGCTCACCCTCGGCGAAGTGCTGCATACTTATGTGCCAAAGGGCGTGGAGATAGACTTTTTAAGCATAGATTGCGAGGGCTTTGACCTCTCTGTCTTGCGTAGCAATGATTGGGAAAGCTTCGTGCCACACATCATAATCGTAGAGATTTTGACAAACATTTATGGCGAGCTAGATATGGTCGCTTTGCAGGATAATGAAATCGCGCGCTTTCTCTTCTCTAAAGGCTATGCCCTAGTCGCCAAAGCGCACAATAGCGTGATCTTCCAGCATAAAGACAAGCGATGAAATCACGCCTTATTATTTTAGACCCTAACAACGCACAAGATCTACACAAGCCAGCCCTAGCCCTCCCTCTGTCATCGCGAGCCTTGAAACAAGGCGCAGCGATCCATAGCCTAGAATCTAGTTTTGCAAAACTAGATTCTAGGGCAAGGGCGGTTGATTCTATGGATTGCCACGCCACTGCTTGCGCAGTGTCTCGCAATGACAGCAACAACGCCCCAAATCAAAGCGCAGTTTCTTTAGAAAACAAGGGATACCGCTCGCCGTTAGGCGATGTTTCTTTAGAAAAAGTGGATTCTAGGGAAAATGCTGAAAATGTAGAAAACTCCACACAGGATTCTAGGATTTTTGACAAAAACGCTCAAAATGTGTTTTCTCAAAACGCAGCTAGGCGGCAGGATTTTGGTGATAAAAATGGGGCTTTGCAAGGCGAGTCAAAGGCGCGCACTTGGGCGTGCGTAACTGCAGACTCGCCGCAGCAATCGCCATTTTTAACCCAAAAGCCAACGCCTAAAACAAAAAAAGCCGAATCCACCAGCCAAGCTGCGACACCACCAAACATCTCTATCATCGTCCCTGTTTTCAACACCCAACCCTACATCACACGCTGCCTCCAATCACTCATCACACAAACATTGCGCGATATTGAAATTATCATCGTTGATGATTGCGGGAGTGATGGAGCTATGGAGATAGCTAGATCTTTTGCCGCGCGCGACCCTAGAATCCATATTTTGCGCAACCCTACAAACCTAGGCTTGCTCCACACGCGCTGTGTGGGCGCGAGTCTAGCCCAAGGAGAGTATATCTTGTATGTGGATAGTGATGATTATATCAAGCCCAATTTATGCGAGCTTGCCTACAAAAGCGCTAGTCAATCACAAGCGGATATGGTGGTCTTTGGCAGTGAGTGTAAGGGCTTTTATCGCTATGTGTATCAGCCTAAAGGCAGTAGGATCTACACAGGCTCTGCTCTTAGCAAGCTGATTTTCCCCACTCGTAGTAAATTTAGCCCATATTTGTGGAATAAGCTCTATAAACGAGAGCTAATCGCTAGAGCAGATAGTATCATATCGCGTGTGGCAGGTCCTATCACACTAGCAGAAGATTTGCTAAAGGCTTTTGTCCTTTTGCACTTAAGCTCTACTGCTATCACACTACCGCAAAAGCTCTATATCTACTGCGCCAATGCCAGCTCCTCTACTAGCTCCTGCAAAAATAGGGCGCAAAGCAGGGCAAAAGCCCTAGAAGACATAAAGGCTTATGGCAGAGTCGCAGAAGCCTTGGCATTGTGCGCTAGAGAGCTTGCGCCTTGTGATAGGGAGCTGTATGGGAAGCTTGATAAGATCTTGCGCTATTTGGTGCTGTGCAAAAAGGCGCAAGCTAGCCACTATGTCAAAAATATGTGCGCTTCGCTTTTTGTGTGGTTTCGCATAGAGTCGCTAGCAAAAATACTGCTCTATCTCCTAAGCTTTGGCAAGATAGTGCGCTAGGGCTAGCTTGTGTGCTAGCTATCTACACTATTTGCGCTACAATACCACGATATTTGACCGCGATATTTTGACCGCGACTACACGACTAGAATCCACATAGACCAAAGGAGCGATATGAGCGAGTTTTTATGCGCGCTCTTGCAAGCAGCTAGAGAGATTATCCCGGCACTTGCCACGCGTGAAGCGCATTTGCTACAAGCAGGCGCAAAAGGCGCAGGCGGAGATATAAGCATAGGTGCGGATCTGCTATGTGAAGCTATCTTTGTCAAGCACTTATCCCACATCGCGCATATAGATTCTGAAGAGAGTGGATTTATACCAGCTGGGTCGCAGATAGATACAAACAAGGATTCTAGGGCAAGGGCGGTTGATTCTATGGATTGCCACGCGGATAAATCCGCTCGCAATGACAAAGCTGCAGTGGATTGCCACGCCGACAAGTCGGCTCGCAATGACAATGAAAACAGCGTTAATAAAAAAGTGGATTCTAGCACCGCAAACCTAGAATCCACTTTTGACAACGCCGCAACTCTAAGCACGCCGCAGGCGGCAGCAAACGAGGATTCTAGGATAAACGCTCAAAATGCAAGCAAGCTAGCAAAGGATTCTAGGATAAATGTCGCAACTCTAAGCAAGGCGCAGGAGGCTGCAAACGAGGATTCTGGGACAAGCCCAAGCGATTCTAAGATTGTGGAGCTAGAATCGGGGTTTTTCAAGCTGCGCGTGGGAGATAAGACTGATGGTCTATCGAGCTCGCGCGGCGATGAAATCCACGATTCTAGCCCACAAGCTGAATCGCCCAAGCAAAATGAGGATTCTAGAGCAGCCCTCACAATTGTCCTAGACCCACTTGATGGCAGCGACAACTACCTCTCCAATATCCCCTACTATGGCGCGAGTCTAGCTCTGTGTGATAGCACAGGGCAGGTGCTAGAAGCCGCGGTGGTGAATTTCTGCAGTGCGCAAATCATCTATGGCAATCGCGACACGCCAAATGCGACTAGAATCCACCTTTTCACACAAAAGCACTCCCCCATAGCCCCCACGCGTGCGAAGTGTGGGATCTTTGAGAAAGCCTACTCCCACCCAGAGATTGCTAGAGAGCTGTATGCCCATAAGCTTAAATTCCGCTCTTTAGGGGCTAGCGCGCTCTCTTTAGCCTACGCGCTAGAGCATAATTTCTTCCTTTTTTGTGGAGCGATACGCAAATACGATGCGCTAGCAGGGCTTTTCCTCTGCCGTGATTTGGCTATCGCTAGGGGCGCGGACTTTTTGCTTGTAAGTCAAAATAAGCAAGATTTTGGTATGATTGAACAAATACTTTACAAACACCACACCAAGCACAACTAGCAGAATCAGGAGTATGGGTAATGGGATTTATGGAGTTTTTGAAAAACATCAAACGCGATGAAGCAAGAAGTGCCAAAGACACTTCAAGTCATTGGGTCAAATGCCACAAATGTGGTGCGCTGATGTATTACAAAGAAGTCGCAGCCCTTGGGCAAGTATGCCCAAAGTGCAATTACCACTTCCGCATTTGCGCTACGGATAGGATCAAGATTTTATGCGATAGTGAAAGCTTCATCGAGTATGACAAGTCCCTAGCCCCTGTCGATCCGCTTAACTTCGTGGATAAAGAGAGCTATAAACAACGCGTGAAAAAATACGAGCAAAAGACCGGTCGCCCTAGCTCTGTGATCGCAGGAGAAGGTCGCATAGAGGGCGTGCCTATGCAGATTGTGGTGTTTGACTTCGCGTTTATGGGGGGGAGTCTTGGCTCTGTGGAGGGGGAGAAAATCGTGCGCGCCATTGATCGCGCGGTGCAAAAGCATCAATCCCTAGTCATCATCTCCACAAGCGGCGGGGCTAGAATGCAAGAATCCACCTACTCGCTTATGCAAATGGCAAAGACTTCTGCCGCGCTCAATCGCCTAAGCGAGCATTCTCTGCCGTTTTTCTCTGTGCTGACAGATCCTACCTTTGGGGGCGTGAGTGCTAGCTTCGCGTTTTTGGGTGATGTGATTATCGCAGAGCCCGGAGCTATGATAGGCTTTGCCGGGGCTAGGGTGATTAAGCAGACTATTGGCGCGGATTTGCCACAGGGCTTCCAAACCGCAGAATTTCTCCTAGAACACGGGCTTATTGATATGGTCGTATCAAGGGGGGATCTACGCAAGACTCTAAGCGATCTAAGCCTATATCTCAATCCTTTCAGCTATGAAAATCCAGCTCTACACCATATCTAAGCCACTGCCACCTACAAAGCTAGAAGCCCACTACCACAAGCTGTGCAGAAGCTTTGGCGTGGAGATCATAATGCAGTATATTTTCCCAAGTGTAGTAGCCAAAGCCCAAAAGCAAGGACCCCAAGCAGCCCAAGAGTCCTACACCAAAGCTCTGCTGCCCTTGCTACTGCCAAGCAAGCAGGCAAATATCGCCCTACACCCTGCTGGGCAAAAAGTGGATTCTAGGGAGTTTGCTAGACTTTTTGAAGATAAGGTGCAGCTAGCATTTTTCATCGGTGGGGCGTTTGGCTTTGAGTCGCGCTTCCTTGAGAAAACCACGCCTATAAGCCTAAGCCCACTGACCTTTAGCCATAGTATTGTAGGGGTGATCGTGCTAGAGCAGATTTACCGCGCGTGTAGCCTGCTGGCAAACCACCCCTACCACAAATGACCACATCACAAGGAGCGTGTGTGCAAAGTCCCATTGACATAGCAGAGTTTGAAGCCATCTTACTTGCTCGCAAGCAAGATTTACTAGAAATCCTAGCATTGAGAAATGCCAATATCAAAGACTTGCACGCAAGCTCCCTTACCGATGATAGCGATGTGATCTCCGCGCAAATCCAAGGCGAGCTAGATTCGCTAATCATTGAGAAATACACCTTAGAGCTTGCCGAGATTGAAGCTTCATTGCAAAAAATCATTGATAATACCTATGGGATCTGTGAAATGTGTGATGATACAATCAGCAAAGAGCGGCTTACGATAAAGCCCCACGCACGCTTTTGTATCACTTGTAGGGAGCTGTATGAAAAAAATCAGCCCAAATCATAACTAAGGAGATATGATGAATTTTACAGGTTATGCGCTGTTTTCGTTGGTGTTTTTTGTCGCGGTGTTTGGGGGGGCGTTTGGGCTATGTGTGCAGCGATATGAGCTAGATACAGGACTAGCTCTTACAACTGCATTTTGGGTGTGTGTGCCTGTGGGGGTGTTTTTCATCTGCACAAGTATGCTGCTCTTTTACAAAAAGCTGCGCACCATCATCGTGGATAAAAAACTTCAAAAAGACTTCACGCTTCTTATCGATCAAATCCACGCCCAAGCCACGCATTTTGCTACGCATAGCCCCCTAGAATCCACTTTTGAAAAAGTGGATTCTA encodes the following:
- a CDS encoding FkbM family methyltransferase; protein product: MQALKSPDSSSAILESKSSNEKPKSNREQVCLESKSLDSSSLSSRAAQSGAAIHSLESSFAKVDSRARAVDSMDCHADKSARNDRSSATSQKHSNYMEYYMFNESAWNTFDKQVAQNSLGKLQRIVKVPLLTLGEVLHTYVPKGVEIDFLSIDCEGFDLSVLRSNDWESFVPHIIIVEILTNIYGELDMVALQDNEIARFLFSKGYALVAKAHNSVIFQHKDKR
- a CDS encoding glycosyltransferase family A protein, coding for MKSRLIILDPNNAQDLHKPALALPLSSRALKQGAAIHSLESSFAKLDSRARAVDSMDCHATACAVSRNDSNNAPNQSAVSLENKGYRSPLGDVSLEKVDSRENAENVENSTQDSRIFDKNAQNVFSQNAARRQDFGDKNGALQGESKARTWACVTADSPQQSPFLTQKPTPKTKKAESTSQAATPPNISIIVPVFNTQPYITRCLQSLITQTLRDIEIIIVDDCGSDGAMEIARSFAARDPRIHILRNPTNLGLLHTRCVGASLAQGEYILYVDSDDYIKPNLCELAYKSASQSQADMVVFGSECKGFYRYVYQPKGSRIYTGSALSKLIFPTRSKFSPYLWNKLYKRELIARADSIISRVAGPITLAEDLLKAFVLLHLSSTAITLPQKLYIYCANASSSTSSCKNRAQSRAKALEDIKAYGRVAEALALCARELAPCDRELYGKLDKILRYLVLCKKAQASHYVKNMCASLFVWFRIESLAKILLYLLSFGKIVR
- the dksA gene encoding RNA polymerase-binding protein DksA, which translates into the protein MQSPIDIAEFEAILLARKQDLLEILALRNANIKDLHASSLTDDSDVISAQIQGELDSLIIEKYTLELAEIEASLQKIIDNTYGICEMCDDTISKERLTIKPHARFCITCRELYEKNQPKS
- a CDS encoding inositol monophosphatase family protein, which gives rise to MSEFLCALLQAAREIIPALATREAHLLQAGAKGAGGDISIGADLLCEAIFVKHLSHIAHIDSEESGFIPAGSQIDTNKDSRARAVDSMDCHADKSARNDKAAVDCHADKSARNDNENSVNKKVDSSTANLESTFDNAATLSTPQAAANEDSRINAQNASKLAKDSRINVATLSKAQEAANEDSGTSPSDSKIVELESGFFKLRVGDKTDGLSSSRGDEIHDSSPQAESPKQNEDSRAALTIVLDPLDGSDNYLSNIPYYGASLALCDSTGQVLEAAVVNFCSAQIIYGNRDTPNATRIHLFTQKHSPIAPTRAKCGIFEKAYSHPEIARELYAHKLKFRSLGASALSLAYALEHNFFLFCGAIRKYDALAGLFLCRDLAIARGADFLLVSQNKQDFGMIEQILYKHHTKHN
- the accD gene encoding acetyl-CoA carboxylase, carboxyltransferase subunit beta; the protein is MGFMEFLKNIKRDEARSAKDTSSHWVKCHKCGALMYYKEVAALGQVCPKCNYHFRICATDRIKILCDSESFIEYDKSLAPVDPLNFVDKESYKQRVKKYEQKTGRPSSVIAGEGRIEGVPMQIVVFDFAFMGGSLGSVEGEKIVRAIDRAVQKHQSLVIISTSGGARMQESTYSLMQMAKTSAALNRLSEHSLPFFSVLTDPTFGGVSASFAFLGDVIIAEPGAMIGFAGARVIKQTIGADLPQGFQTAEFLLEHGLIDMVVSRGDLRKTLSDLSLYLNPFSYENPALHHI
- a CDS encoding 23S rRNA (pseudouridine(1915)-N(3))-methyltransferase RlmH: MKIQLYTISKPLPPTKLEAHYHKLCRSFGVEIIMQYIFPSVVAKAQKQGPQAAQESYTKALLPLLLPSKQANIALHPAGQKVDSREFARLFEDKVQLAFFIGGAFGFESRFLEKTTPISLSPLTFSHSIVGVIVLEQIYRACSLLANHPYHK